The bacterium genome has a window encoding:
- a CDS encoding lamin tail domain-containing protein, with amino-acid sequence MKARPLFFAWALLAAALSPLRSEGAESPTPSPSPSPGRVFRVPGVPGASREAGLGLHGGGAEKVDVVVVEPSGETRETMVEPREDYRPENRSLDYSLLGRGFKEFYFQAFGVVLATPPTPVPTPSRIPTPSPGPTAAAAAAARGGLHRDESEEIVVVITTPEGAERRVSVYPRNPYREENGTLARSLLDEAYRQFYFEAFGIWPTSPTPYLTTPTPPPTRIPGTPTPTPDYCSGREPLRARWINALSLSHPRSTSTDGWGYLLQTADGRTTLAYVTDNLNQMRVAAVFTDDRPLRLTIIKNPGYSGNIVIEPGDTLEIDYATGSGSSAVSIALPALDLDPTAPLVGYPDSTGVLYRDVSLCQAAPTPTVPPSPSPTPAYCATPLAAFQINTLSIARPRASLSWGWEYRLEAPGEDVPLASVKDSLNSFAGPGPKLDADAVLSLVIKKDSEDPRIEAGDYLDLQYFYLEEGEAQVAQTRIYLPPGAPASSRFWLGRDGICYSDEELCSPVSSRPTPTPEPTPTPPTTPTPAPTATPTPFGYHTPTPSPPTPTPTPTPEGYKTPTPSATPSASATPTPEYGAVPLSLSRVTDLDLKETRAAGQKGWKWIVARADNGEWLARTYDYCQEFTAYTDRTAVPAAPVMVKLQLGTDPAFIVAEGDYLDVSFEILTELPTRAAAGRTAVYPPPVIDAVDREWYVDVEGNTYYDRWLQVPAKSVPSPSPEAPAPTPTAAVTPASTPPGSPTPVPTVSPSGGAAPAGTPPFSPTPAPQLLAVPSVTPAPFEEVAVLEGGSGWMEAVWADSRSVVGGNEDGNVYIWDRDDFSRRSRCSYPNAGAIISVAADDRYIYGGSDDGNVYVWDRLALKPVRSLRGETSIGDPVEGVAAYGGMVYAGTTGRRVYAWNRNGFQQQEEWQVSRGWVTAVDAAAGRLYAATGGSEYSLYVWDRTTGAPLAELAGAESDLNSVATDADRIYLSSSDGNVYVWSLEFAPLKILDDCRDQVTGAAAARGFLYASCHDGSLYVWELPGFRLARRLEAGGAPLQGLAVEDDMVFAASGDGGVHVWYAPDIEDLNTFGATPTPTPFARAGWLPPVVPTPVSGAAAGASAAAEAEYDLQDLEPPEPYRPEGQTLAYGLLQETYKEAYRTWFGVTLTTPTPPPTPIPTPTPVPAPTSSGGSSQLVINEINYAGTLNQPTYCWIEIANYGDAAQQVENWTLNNDSENWSISLKSYELPVGAFYVVVANSALSVPVQANGARAQATSTLTCGGSGDKLVLKDDSGKTIDTVDCSSAGWFVTTQEGFSMERLDPDVSGSTKSNWARALSSSTYSVGTTTNFGTPGKTNGNYSPASPLRASFISSLTVEDYADWIDFATGCYFKNFDGNLGASDARFALYDYLPNTAFIYLATGYRPCADYFRENLLALVRDSSFDWGGTSTSRGISDVAEAYLALAASGIFSSAERAEIEKKFVRLALDRREVASTGNYAQGTVCGLNAVVGYIVGGEPGREMIAWANRLLSYDDTWTLPENSRYWQGLFIREMLRVALYSNRMEIPVEDGEGKRWRDNFYRQVCLLIETFPPNGFMPAYGQDYLQAFTDRFLEVLAAATAVLDDDVPEHRSAAARAKWLLQQAFEYARGHEVVAYGRNDYGYPGTQMGPFAVYMNPVYLYWFLNEDLVPEAPADGDCPGGVLSRPMMPGQSLAGVYDESLAQLVDTPDKVIHRSGSGSDALFLMLDLGAQVAGSGQDRYGFGNDILSLGVGPEEFVTGVTMNYSNPSFKLHNLVETGGTYPPAAAETWEDTSELSRSVTVSTVGALSWRREVVLYKTGDRRIEVKDTLPGQGIVRWHLQGDYRWIDDGMVLTVGGTELEVTWTGVDHAGHVPAETWADPDPDLRWGKSGAWDQEIRLHRYSPGAVVTTFRPVSDLENQVVPESPYSELR; translated from the coding sequence GTGAAGGCGCGGCCGCTCTTTTTCGCCTGGGCGCTCCTGGCCGCGGCCCTGTCCCCTCTCCGGAGCGAGGGCGCCGAGTCCCCGACGCCGTCTCCCTCGCCCTCTCCCGGCCGGGTCTTCCGGGTGCCGGGAGTTCCGGGCGCCTCCCGCGAGGCCGGCCTGGGGCTCCACGGCGGGGGCGCGGAGAAGGTGGACGTGGTCGTGGTCGAGCCCTCGGGGGAGACCCGCGAGACGATGGTGGAGCCCCGGGAGGACTACCGGCCCGAAAACCGGAGCCTGGACTATTCCCTGCTCGGCCGGGGCTTCAAGGAGTTTTATTTCCAGGCGTTCGGCGTGGTCCTGGCCACGCCGCCCACGCCGGTGCCCACGCCCAGCCGGATCCCCACCCCCAGCCCGGGTCCGACCGCGGCCGCGGCCGCGGCCGCCCGGGGCGGATTGCACCGGGACGAAAGCGAGGAGATCGTCGTCGTCATCACCACGCCCGAAGGCGCCGAGCGCCGGGTATCCGTCTACCCGCGGAATCCTTACCGGGAAGAGAACGGGACCCTGGCCCGGTCCCTCCTCGACGAAGCCTACCGGCAGTTCTATTTCGAAGCCTTCGGCATCTGGCCGACCTCCCCGACGCCCTACCTGACGACGCCGACGCCCCCGCCCACCCGGATTCCGGGCACGCCGACCCCCACCCCCGATTACTGCTCCGGCCGCGAACCCCTCCGGGCCCGGTGGATCAACGCCCTCAGCCTCTCCCACCCCCGGAGCACCTCAACCGACGGGTGGGGCTATCTGCTCCAGACCGCCGACGGCAGGACCACCCTGGCCTACGTCACCGACAACCTCAACCAGATGCGGGTCGCCGCCGTTTTCACCGACGACCGCCCCCTGCGCCTGACCATCATAAAAAATCCCGGGTACTCCGGGAACATCGTGATCGAGCCCGGGGACACCCTGGAGATCGATTACGCCACCGGTTCCGGAAGTTCCGCCGTCAGCATCGCCCTGCCTGCCCTGGACCTGGACCCGACCGCTCCTCTGGTCGGGTACCCCGATTCCACGGGGGTCCTCTACCGGGACGTCTCCCTCTGTCAGGCGGCGCCGACGCCGACGGTTCCCCCGTCGCCGTCGCCGACTCCGGCCTACTGCGCCACCCCCCTGGCGGCGTTTCAGATCAACACGCTCTCCATCGCCCGGCCCCGCGCCTCCCTGAGTTGGGGGTGGGAATACCGCCTGGAGGCCCCGGGCGAGGATGTGCCCCTGGCCTCGGTCAAGGACAGCCTCAACTCCTTTGCCGGTCCCGGGCCCAAGCTGGACGCGGACGCGGTGCTTTCGCTGGTCATCAAGAAGGATTCCGAGGATCCCCGGATCGAAGCCGGCGATTACCTGGACCTCCAGTACTTCTATCTCGAAGAAGGGGAGGCCCAAGTCGCCCAGACCAGGATCTACCTGCCCCCGGGCGCTCCGGCCTCGTCCCGTTTCTGGCTGGGAAGGGACGGCATCTGCTACAGCGACGAAGAGCTGTGTTCCCCGGTCTCTTCGCGCCCCACCCCGACCCCGGAACCGACTCCGACTCCGCCGACCACTCCCACTCCCGCGCCCACCGCGACGCCGACTCCTTTCGGTTACCATACCCCCACCCCCAGCCCGCCCACGCCGACTCCGACTCCGACGCCGGAGGGGTACAAGACCCCGACCCCCAGCGCCACCCCCAGCGCCAGCGCCACTCCGACCCCGGAGTACGGCGCCGTTCCTCTCTCCCTGAGCCGGGTGACCGATCTCGATCTCAAGGAGACCCGCGCCGCCGGGCAGAAGGGCTGGAAATGGATCGTCGCCCGGGCCGACAACGGGGAGTGGCTGGCGCGCACCTACGACTACTGTCAGGAATTCACCGCCTACACCGACCGCACCGCCGTCCCCGCCGCGCCGGTCATGGTCAAGCTCCAACTGGGGACCGACCCCGCTTTTATCGTAGCCGAAGGCGATTATCTGGACGTTTCCTTCGAAATCCTGACCGAGCTCCCGACCCGGGCGGCGGCCGGCCGCACCGCCGTGTATCCCCCCCCCGTTATCGACGCCGTCGACCGCGAATGGTACGTGGACGTCGAGGGGAACACCTACTACGACCGTTGGCTGCAGGTGCCGGCGAAGTCGGTTCCTTCCCCGTCCCCGGAAGCCCCCGCGCCGACGCCGACCGCCGCCGTCACCCCGGCCTCCACGCCGCCCGGCTCCCCGACCCCCGTTCCCACGGTTTCCCCCTCCGGCGGGGCGGCGCCGGCGGGGACTCCGCCCTTTTCTCCGACCCCGGCGCCCCAGTTGCTGGCCGTGCCCAGCGTCACCCCCGCGCCGTTCGAAGAAGTGGCGGTGCTCGAGGGCGGAAGCGGTTGGATGGAGGCCGTCTGGGCCGATTCCCGCTCGGTGGTAGGGGGGAACGAGGACGGCAACGTCTATATCTGGGACCGCGACGATTTCAGCCGCCGCTCCCGCTGCTCCTACCCCAACGCCGGGGCCATAATCTCGGTCGCCGCCGACGACCGCTACATCTACGGCGGCAGCGACGACGGGAACGTCTACGTATGGGACCGGCTTGCCCTGAAACCGGTGCGCTCCCTGCGCGGCGAGACCAGCATCGGAGATCCGGTGGAGGGAGTGGCGGCTTACGGCGGCATGGTCTACGCCGGCACCACCGGCCGCCGGGTTTACGCCTGGAACCGGAACGGGTTTCAGCAGCAGGAAGAATGGCAGGTGTCCCGGGGCTGGGTGACGGCGGTCGACGCCGCCGCCGGACGGCTTTACGCCGCCACCGGCGGCTCGGAGTACTCGCTCTACGTCTGGGACCGGACCACCGGAGCGCCCCTGGCGGAGCTGGCCGGCGCCGAAAGCGACCTGAACTCGGTGGCGACCGACGCCGACCGGATATACCTTTCCTCCTCGGACGGGAATGTCTATGTCTGGTCCCTGGAGTTCGCTCCCCTGAAAATCCTCGACGACTGCCGGGACCAGGTTACGGGCGCCGCCGCCGCCCGGGGGTTTCTCTACGCCTCCTGTCACGACGGCTCCCTCTATGTCTGGGAGTTGCCCGGGTTCCGCCTGGCGCGCAGGCTGGAAGCCGGGGGCGCCCCGCTGCAGGGGCTGGCGGTGGAGGACGACATGGTCTTCGCCGCTTCCGGAGACGGCGGCGTTCATGTCTGGTACGCCCCCGACATAGAGGACTTGAACACGTTCGGGGCCACCCCCACTCCCACTCCCTTCGCCCGCGCGGGCTGGCTTCCCCCGGTCGTTCCCACCCCGGTATCCGGCGCGGCCGCCGGGGCCTCGGCCGCGGCGGAGGCGGAATACGATCTTCAGGACCTGGAGCCGCCGGAACCGTATCGGCCGGAAGGGCAGACCCTGGCCTACGGACTCCTCCAGGAAACCTACAAGGAAGCTTACCGGACCTGGTTCGGGGTCACCCTCACCACCCCCACGCCTCCCCCCACCCCCATCCCCACTCCCACTCCCGTGCCGGCTCCCACTTCCAGCGGCGGCAGCAGCCAGCTGGTCATCAACGAGATCAATTACGCCGGCACCCTGAATCAGCCCACCTACTGTTGGATCGAGATCGCCAATTACGGGGATGCCGCCCAGCAGGTGGAAAACTGGACCCTGAACAACGATTCCGAAAACTGGAGCATCTCGCTCAAGAGCTACGAACTCCCGGTGGGGGCGTTCTACGTGGTCGTCGCCAACAGCGCCCTGAGCGTTCCGGTTCAGGCCAACGGCGCCCGGGCCCAGGCCACCAGTACGCTGACGTGCGGCGGCAGCGGGGACAAGCTGGTCTTGAAGGACGACTCCGGTAAGACCATCGATACGGTGGACTGCAGTTCCGCCGGCTGGTTCGTGACCACCCAGGAAGGATTTTCGATGGAGCGTCTCGACCCCGACGTGAGCGGTTCCACCAAGTCCAACTGGGCCCGGGCGCTGAGCAGTTCCACCTACAGCGTGGGCACCACCACCAACTTCGGCACCCCCGGAAAAACCAACGGCAATTATTCCCCGGCCTCCCCCCTGAGGGCCTCGTTTATTTCCAGCCTGACCGTGGAGGACTATGCCGACTGGATCGATTTCGCCACCGGGTGCTACTTCAAGAACTTCGACGGCAACCTGGGGGCGTCCGACGCCCGGTTCGCGCTTTACGACTATCTCCCCAACACCGCTTTCATCTATCTGGCGACCGGGTACCGGCCCTGCGCCGACTATTTTCGCGAGAACCTGCTGGCCCTGGTCCGGGATTCCTCCTTCGACTGGGGCGGAACCTCCACCTCCCGGGGCATCTCCGACGTCGCCGAGGCCTACCTGGCCCTGGCCGCCTCCGGGATTTTCTCGTCGGCCGAGCGCGCCGAGATCGAGAAGAAATTCGTCCGCCTGGCCCTGGACCGCCGCGAAGTCGCTTCTACCGGGAACTATGCGCAGGGGACGGTCTGCGGACTCAACGCGGTGGTGGGGTATATCGTCGGCGGAGAGCCGGGCCGGGAGATGATTGCCTGGGCCAACCGGCTCCTCAGTTACGACGACACCTGGACCCTGCCCGAAAACTCGCGCTATTGGCAGGGGCTCTTCATCCGGGAAATGCTGCGGGTCGCCCTTTACTCCAACCGGATGGAGATCCCGGTGGAGGACGGGGAAGGCAAGAGGTGGCGGGACAACTTCTACCGCCAGGTCTGTCTCCTGATCGAGACCTTCCCTCCCAACGGGTTCATGCCCGCCTACGGGCAGGATTACCTGCAGGCCTTCACCGACCGTTTCCTCGAAGTCCTGGCCGCCGCCACCGCGGTTTTGGACGATGACGTGCCCGAGCACCGGTCCGCCGCGGCGCGGGCCAAATGGCTTCTGCAGCAGGCCTTCGAGTACGCGCGGGGCCATGAAGTGGTGGCCTACGGCCGCAACGATTACGGTTACCCCGGCACCCAGATGGGGCCGTTCGCCGTGTACATGAACCCCGTCTACCTCTACTGGTTCCTGAACGAAGATCTCGTTCCCGAGGCGCCCGCCGACGGGGACTGCCCCGGGGGCGTGCTCTCCCGGCCGATGATGCCGGGACAATCGTTGGCGGGAGTCTACGACGAGTCCCTGGCGCAACTGGTGGATACCCCGGACAAGGTCATCCACCGGTCGGGGTCCGGGTCCGACGCCCTTTTCCTCATGCTCGACCTCGGCGCCCAGGTCGCCGGCAGCGGCCAGGACCGGTACGGCTTCGGCAACGATATCCTCAGCCTGGGGGTCGGTCCCGAGGAGTTCGTCACCGGGGTGACCATGAACTACTCCAATCCGTCGTTCAAACTCCATAACCTGGTCGAGACCGGCGGCACCTACCCGCCGGCGGCGGCCGAGACCTGGGAAGACACTTCCGAACTGTCCCGCAGCGTCACCGTTTCCACGGTCGGAGCGCTGAGCTGGCGCCGCGAGGTAGTTCTCTACAAGACCGGAGACAGGAGAATCGAAGTCAAGGATACCCTTCCCGGCCAGGGGATCGTGCGCTGGCACCTGCAGGGCGACTACCGGTGGATCGACGACGGGATGGTGCTGACGGTGGGAGGGACGGAGCTGGAGGTGACGTGGACCGGAGTGGATCATGCCGGGCACGTTCCCGCCGAAACCTGGGCCGATCCCGACCCCGATCTGCGCTGGGGGAAATCCGGGGCGTGGGACCAGGAGATCCGCCTTCACCGCTATTCCCCGGGCGCGGTGGTCACCACCTTCCGCCCCGTTTCCGATCTGGAGAACCAGGTGGTTCCCGAAAGCCCTTACTCCGAGCTTCGGTAG
- a CDS encoding SpoIIE family protein phosphatase, with protein MNPRKSFTISALIIAAAAVAAAVVFPTETARFDIPVAFTFSGEDLLVVEKNDNTILRLRGFSPGAPMHLEEERAIEPDDDRFYYMVRDLYPAPGGVMVHSYIYDRRTTDFLGYRFNLYRDIARAPETVFTIFLKEPDESPELRYAAGPGGRHYFANNCRGQRCVWRLPEDARGVVMTNGVPPAEIQELGDRNGEFGYWMSLFVDPEGTTYLSSGEDDQIVRFDSEGKRLRAWGRPGRERGELLAPVDVFLLAEAPGGEPRLTVAGTGNRDWVCFDREGEPVRVIEPLEKGYPYIDILVGRIFDIAGRNLSYDLANKCLVVAGPTFEAVEVFRRPARLRTVLLWLGAGLLVLLIAARDRLAALWRRRRIPVFFKIMLIFAPLVVGGFLISSRARKISYQAYLEESRLRSANLARAILNSVPVEELENINRPEDRGSETYEKIFAAADRLIDRKNVPQTPKWIIHKIAGGRYYFGINSWRGPIFEPFIVPAQRRMFLDALVKKEPAWGRFVDDQGEWVSYLLPVLDRHGEVINVIEIYRSTEEMARIEQETLSRVKENAVLIVISFTLLALVFSWLFVRRLKRLTVETREISRGDFSRRVDSRARDEVGDLGRAFNHMAEDLKNYTRELEKTTAEKEKIQSELRLAHQIQQDILPHVFPPEVASQKVELFGRMVPAREVGGDFYDYIMIDDHHIGVAIADVSGKGVPASLFMMVTRTLLFSNASFNREAAETIAKVNRLLCLNNTSCTFVTLFYFVCDLRTGRLEYCNAGHNPPVVRKGGAVRLLREPGETGQPALGILEDADYRQGRMTLDPGDVLLLYTDGVTEWHNRDNELFGEERLLRAVAEAGDLPARDLAATVFAKLEAFGGEVEQFDDTTMLVFRYLGHP; from the coding sequence ATGAACCCGCGTAAATCATTCACAATTTCGGCCCTGATAATCGCGGCCGCGGCCGTCGCCGCCGCCGTGGTCTTTCCCACCGAAACCGCCCGTTTCGACATCCCCGTGGCTTTCACCTTCAGCGGGGAAGACCTGCTGGTCGTCGAGAAAAACGACAACACCATCCTGCGGCTGCGCGGGTTTTCCCCCGGTGCCCCGATGCACCTGGAGGAGGAGCGGGCCATCGAACCCGACGACGACCGTTTCTACTACATGGTCAGGGACCTGTATCCGGCCCCCGGGGGGGTCATGGTCCACAGCTACATCTACGACCGTCGGACCACCGACTTTCTGGGCTACCGCTTCAACCTCTACCGGGATATCGCCCGGGCGCCCGAAACCGTCTTCACCATTTTCCTCAAGGAACCCGACGAATCCCCGGAGCTGCGCTACGCCGCCGGGCCCGGGGGGCGGCATTATTTCGCCAACAACTGCCGGGGACAACGTTGCGTCTGGCGGCTGCCGGAGGATGCCCGGGGAGTGGTCATGACAAACGGCGTTCCCCCCGCGGAGATCCAGGAGTTGGGCGACCGCAACGGCGAGTTCGGGTACTGGATGAGCCTCTTCGTCGACCCGGAGGGGACGACATACCTCTCGTCCGGCGAAGACGACCAGATCGTCCGGTTCGACTCCGAGGGCAAGCGGCTGAGGGCGTGGGGACGACCGGGACGGGAGCGGGGGGAACTTCTGGCCCCGGTGGACGTTTTCCTGCTGGCGGAGGCTCCGGGAGGGGAACCCCGGTTGACCGTGGCCGGAACCGGCAACCGCGACTGGGTCTGTTTCGACCGTGAGGGGGAACCCGTCCGGGTCATAGAACCCCTGGAAAAAGGGTATCCTTACATCGATATCCTGGTGGGAAGGATCTTCGATATCGCGGGGAGGAACCTCAGCTACGACCTGGCCAACAAGTGCCTGGTCGTCGCGGGTCCGACCTTCGAAGCCGTCGAGGTCTTCCGCAGGCCCGCCCGGCTCCGGACGGTCCTGCTCTGGCTGGGGGCGGGGCTGCTGGTCCTGCTGATCGCCGCCCGGGACCGCCTGGCCGCCCTCTGGAGACGGAGGAGGATTCCGGTTTTTTTCAAGATCATGCTTATTTTCGCGCCGCTGGTGGTGGGGGGGTTCCTCATCAGTTCCCGGGCCCGCAAGATCAGCTACCAGGCCTACCTGGAGGAGTCGAGGCTTCGTTCCGCCAACCTGGCCCGGGCGATCCTCAACAGCGTCCCCGTCGAGGAACTGGAGAACATCAACCGGCCCGAAGACCGGGGAAGCGAAACCTACGAGAAGATATTCGCCGCCGCCGACCGCCTGATCGACCGCAAAAACGTCCCCCAGACTCCGAAGTGGATCATCCATAAGATCGCGGGGGGACGCTATTACTTCGGGATCAACAGCTGGAGAGGCCCCATCTTCGAGCCTTTCATCGTCCCCGCCCAGCGCAGGATGTTTCTGGACGCGCTGGTGAAGAAGGAGCCGGCCTGGGGGCGGTTCGTCGACGACCAGGGGGAGTGGGTGAGTTACCTCCTCCCCGTTCTCGATCGGCACGGCGAAGTCATCAACGTCATCGAAATCTACCGGTCCACGGAGGAGATGGCCCGGATAGAACAGGAGACCTTGAGCAGGGTCAAGGAAAACGCGGTTCTGATCGTGATCTCCTTCACCCTGCTGGCCCTGGTCTTCTCCTGGCTGTTCGTGCGGCGCCTGAAGCGACTGACCGTGGAAACCCGCGAAATCAGCCGGGGCGATTTCAGCCGGCGCGTCGATTCCCGGGCCCGGGACGAGGTCGGCGACCTGGGCCGCGCCTTCAACCACATGGCCGAGGACCTGAAGAACTACACCCGGGAACTGGAGAAAACCACCGCGGAGAAGGAAAAGATCCAGAGCGAACTGCGCCTGGCCCACCAGATTCAACAGGACATCCTTCCCCACGTTTTTCCCCCGGAGGTGGCTTCACAAAAAGTCGAACTCTTCGGCAGAATGGTGCCGGCCCGGGAGGTGGGAGGCGATTTTTACGACTACATCATGATCGACGATCATCACATCGGAGTGGCCATCGCCGACGTTTCCGGGAAAGGGGTTCCCGCCAGCCTCTTCATGATGGTCACCCGGACCCTGCTCTTCAGCAACGCCTCCTTCAACCGGGAAGCGGCCGAAACCATCGCCAAGGTCAACCGGCTCCTCTGCCTCAACAACACCTCCTGCACGTTCGTCACCCTGTTTTATTTCGTCTGCGACCTGAGGACGGGCCGTTTGGAATACTGCAACGCCGGCCACAACCCGCCGGTGGTGCGCAAGGGCGGGGCCGTCCGCCTCCTGCGCGAGCCCGGAGAAACGGGGCAGCCGGCCCTGGGGATACTGGAGGATGCGGACTACCGCCAGGGGCGTATGACCCTCGATCCGGGAGACGTTCTCCTCCTCTACACCGACGGGGTCACCGAGTGGCACAACCGCGACAACGAGCTCTTCGGAGAAGAACGGCTGCTGCGGGCGGTGGCCGAAGCGGGCGACCTCCCCGCCCGCGACCTGGCCGCGACGGTTTTCGCCAAGCTGGAGGCCTTCGGGGGGGAAGTCGAGCAGTTCGACGACACCACGATGCTGGTTTTCAGATACCTGGGACATCCCTGA
- the amrB gene encoding AmmeMemoRadiSam system protein B: MNRILPIICLSAAIAGGGCSAEDKPAAGAGERKPVLAGSYYPADPGELKREVDALLAAAPEVSVPGRLLAVVAPHAGYVYSGPTAAAAFKAVRGRKIATVVLVGCAHRVGFPGVSVPDFSSYRTPLGAVPVDSVLAERIRAAAPEIVSIPGVHRSEPTLEAEIPFIQTVLPDARIVPVLIGDAPPAALAALGTVLGDILRDDPETIAVCSTDLSHYPGVEDAARVDRQTLEAVAALDPSRLDLVRERFEGGNVPNLVCVMCGFRGVKAVVAAALRAGADGAAVIAYANSADSPAGNPDSVVGYGAVAIYDSERDRADNQEEQPMNTATDANLSPKARAELLKTAREALTAVVNGRPLPDSPIDDPELQGHRGAFVTLNENGALRGCIGQFTADEPLYRVVRTMAREAALHDPRFVPVSPAEADRIDIEISVLSPMRRISDPLREVVPGKHGIYIRRGARGGTYLPQVATEHHMGLEEFLSSCCAHKAGLAPDAWKDPETEVYVYTAEVFGEE; encoded by the coding sequence ATGAACCGGATACTGCCGATAATCTGCTTGAGCGCGGCGATAGCGGGCGGGGGCTGCTCCGCCGAGGATAAGCCGGCGGCGGGGGCGGGCGAACGGAAGCCGGTCCTGGCGGGCTCCTACTATCCCGCCGACCCCGGCGAACTCAAACGGGAAGTGGATGCCCTGCTTGCCGCCGCCCCCGAAGTTTCCGTTCCCGGGAGGCTGCTGGCCGTGGTCGCTCCTCACGCCGGTTACGTTTATTCGGGACCCACCGCCGCCGCCGCCTTCAAGGCCGTGCGGGGGAGGAAGATCGCCACGGTCGTACTCGTCGGCTGCGCCCACCGGGTCGGCTTCCCCGGCGTCTCCGTCCCCGATTTCTCCTCTTACCGGACCCCCCTGGGGGCGGTGCCGGTCGATTCGGTTCTGGCGGAGCGGATCCGGGCGGCCGCCCCGGAGATTGTCAGCATTCCCGGGGTCCACCGCAGCGAACCCACCCTGGAGGCGGAGATCCCCTTCATCCAGACGGTGCTCCCCGACGCCCGGATCGTGCCGGTTTTGATCGGGGATGCGCCGCCGGCGGCCTTGGCCGCGCTGGGAACGGTCCTGGGCGACATTCTCAGGGACGATCCGGAAACGATCGCGGTCTGCAGCACCGATCTCAGCCACTACCCCGGCGTCGAAGACGCGGCCCGGGTCGACCGGCAGACGCTTGAAGCCGTGGCGGCGCTCGATCCTTCCCGTCTCGACCTGGTCCGGGAGCGCTTCGAAGGCGGGAACGTTCCCAACCTGGTCTGCGTCATGTGCGGATTCCGGGGGGTCAAGGCCGTCGTTGCCGCGGCCCTCCGGGCCGGGGCCGACGGAGCCGCCGTCATCGCCTACGCCAATTCGGCCGATTCCCCGGCGGGGAACCCCGACTCCGTGGTCGGTTACGGCGCGGTGGCGATTTACGATTCCGAACGAGACCGAGCGGACAATCAGGAGGAGCAGCCCATGAACACCGCCACCGACGCAAATCTCTCGCCGAAGGCCCGGGCGGAACTGCTGAAGACGGCCCGCGAAGCCCTGACCGCGGTCGTCAACGGCAGGCCGCTTCCCGATTCCCCCATCGACGACCCCGAACTCCAGGGGCACCGGGGCGCGTTCGTCACCCTCAACGAAAACGGGGCCCTGCGCGGGTGCATCGGCCAGTTCACCGCCGACGAGCCCCTCTACCGGGTGGTGCGCACCATGGCCCGCGAAGCCGCCCTCCACGATCCCCGTTTCGTCCCGGTCTCCCCCGCCGAAGCGGACCGGATCGACATCGAAATCTCGGTTCTCTCCCCCATGCGGCGGATCTCCGATCCCCTCCGGGAGGTGGTGCCGGGCAAACACGGCATCTACATCCGGCGGGGGGCGCGGGGGGGCACCTACCTGCCCCAGGTCGCCACCGAACACCACATGGGACTGGAGGAGTTCCTCTCCTCCTGCTGCGCCCACAAAGCCGGCCTGGCTCCCGACGCCTGGAAAGACCCGGAGACGGAGGTCTACGTCTACACCGCCGAGGTCTTCGGCGAGGAGTGA